The sequence GCCGGGCTGTATTGGCATTTTGTCGACCTGGTCTGGATCTTCCTATTCCCGATGCTGTACCTGTTTTAGAGAAGCACCCCCATGAGTGATTCCAGCCAAGTGCCACCCCATGGCGAGCCTCTCCCGGATGCCCATCTGGAGAACGACGAGACGCTGCACGCGACTAGCGGCAACGGTAAGTACTGGGCCGTTTTTGTCGCCCTCTGCGTGCTGACGCTTTGTTCGTTTTTGACCTACTTCCAGTGGTGGGATACCGCCATTCCACCCAAGGTCAGCATGGCTTTCATGATGGCTGTTTCGTGCGGCAAGGCCCTATTGGTCATGTTGTTCTTCATGCACCTTTTGTGGGAAGCCAACTGGAAATGGGTCCTGACGATCCCAGCATCGATGATGGCGATCTTCCTGATGTGCATGTTGATTCCCGATATCGGCTTGCGAACTGAAAAATACTCGGAAGTGCGTTGGTATCACGCTCCAGTGCCGCATGTCGATCCGGTAGAAACCGTCGCTGCGGATGCCCCCAGCGCGAACCATTAAGTTGAACAACGAATGATTTCACCTCGAGCCGTTTCCATCGAGAACGTTTCCCACTTTTACGGAAAGCGTCAAGCGCTCGCGGATGTTTCCCTGTCGATCGATCCAGGCGAAATCTTCGTTTTCCTTGGGCCCAACGGTGGTGGCAAGTCCACCTTATTTCGCCTGCTCTCCACCCTCATGCCGCTACGTCACGGTTCGATCAGTGTTTACGGTCGTACCGTGACAGCCCATCAGCACGAGGTCCGTCAGCAAATCGGGGTCGTCTTTCAGATGCCGAGCCTCGACAAGAAGCTCACCGTGCGAGAGAACATCGCCCAGCAAGCGGCTCTCTACGGCGTAACAGGGCCAACGCTGCAGCAACGCACGACACTGCTGCTCGACAAGCTGGAACTGACTGATCGCCAAAACGACATTACCGAAGATCTCTCTGGCGGGCTCCGCCGCCGCGTCGAACTGGCCAAAGGGATGTTGCATTCGCCCAAGGTTCTGCTGCTCGACGAACCAAGCACCGGGCTCGATCCGGCGGCTCGCCAAGCGATGTGGCGTTACCTTGAATTCCTGCGAACCGATCACGGCGTCACCGTCGTCCTGACTTCGCATTTGTTGGACGAAGCCGAGAAAGCGGATCGAATTGCAATCCTCGACCAAGGACGTCTGGTCGCTCTCGATACGCCAGACGCTTTAAAAGATCGAATCGGTGGCGACACAATCACCATTCGCACACGGCAACCCCAGCAGCTTATCGAGAAACTGCAAACCGAACTCCATCTTGCAGCCACCGAGGTCAGTGACTTCGTCCGGCTGGAAACCGAAGACGGGCCTGGCACTATCCGTACGATCATGCACACGGCAAGCGACTTGGTC comes from Bremerella cremea and encodes:
- a CDS encoding ABC transporter ATP-binding protein; translated protein: MISPRAVSIENVSHFYGKRQALADVSLSIDPGEIFVFLGPNGGGKSTLFRLLSTLMPLRHGSISVYGRTVTAHQHEVRQQIGVVFQMPSLDKKLTVRENIAQQAALYGVTGPTLQQRTTLLLDKLELTDRQNDITEDLSGGLRRRVELAKGMLHSPKVLLLDEPSTGLDPAARQAMWRYLEFLRTDHGVTVVLTSHLLDEAEKADRIAILDQGRLVALDTPDALKDRIGGDTITIRTRQPQQLIEKLQTELHLAATEVSDFVRLETEDGPGTIRTIMHTASDLVDAITLAKPSLEDVFIAMTGRQFTEEVTL
- a CDS encoding cytochrome C oxidase subunit IV family protein encodes the protein MSDSSQVPPHGEPLPDAHLENDETLHATSGNGKYWAVFVALCVLTLCSFLTYFQWWDTAIPPKVSMAFMMAVSCGKALLVMLFFMHLLWEANWKWVLTIPASMMAIFLMCMLIPDIGLRTEKYSEVRWYHAPVPHVDPVETVAADAPSANH